In Geothermobacter ehrlichii, a genomic segment contains:
- a CDS encoding glycerate kinase type-2 family protein, translated as MTDRTHRTPETKLRQDAETIFWQALAVVDPARCIERAVRIENDRLLIRGSSHPLPAGRLQVLAVGKGALPMATAIRSLLGPRLDAGLLITKDGHGGAVEGFATFEAAHPVPDGRGEAAARRALRMAATAGRDDLLLLLLSGGGSALLPLPATGLGLADKMAVTDLLLRSGADIGEINSVRKHLSAIKGGRLALAARPARLLTLAISDVPGDDPATIASGPGVPDPTTFAGAMAVLEKYRLTDRVPAAVRDHLQQGMAGKIPETPKPGDLPDGCACHILANNRQALRAAAEAAHRLGYEPLILERPLSGEAATAGRELARQALAARATGRRCLIAGGETTVSVRGNGKGGRNQELALGAAIEMAGESGMVLLAAGTDGTDGPTDAAGAIVDGTSLERGRKAGLLATATLTANDSYRFHQASGDLLITGPTGTNVMDLALLLTA; from the coding sequence ATGACTGACAGGACGCACAGGACGCCGGAAACGAAACTGCGCCAGGACGCCGAAACCATCTTCTGGCAGGCGCTGGCCGTCGTCGACCCGGCGCGCTGCATCGAGCGGGCGGTGCGCATCGAAAACGACCGGCTGCTGATCCGGGGAAGCAGCCACCCGCTGCCCGCCGGCCGCCTCCAGGTGCTGGCGGTCGGCAAGGGAGCCCTGCCCATGGCCACCGCCATACGGTCGCTTCTCGGCCCGCGCCTCGATGCCGGCCTGCTGATCACCAAGGACGGGCACGGCGGCGCGGTGGAGGGCTTCGCGACCTTCGAAGCCGCGCACCCGGTCCCTGACGGCCGGGGCGAAGCGGCGGCGCGTCGGGCGCTGCGCATGGCCGCGACAGCGGGCCGAGACGATCTGCTCCTGTTGCTGCTGTCCGGCGGCGGCTCCGCCCTGCTCCCCCTGCCGGCGACCGGACTCGGTCTGGCAGACAAGATGGCGGTCACCGACCTGCTGCTGCGCAGCGGCGCCGACATCGGTGAAATCAACAGCGTACGCAAGCATCTGTCCGCCATCAAGGGAGGACGCCTGGCCCTGGCCGCCAGGCCGGCCCGCCTGCTCACCCTGGCCATCTCCGATGTTCCCGGCGACGATCCGGCCACCATCGCCTCCGGACCGGGCGTCCCCGACCCGACCACCTTCGCCGGGGCGATGGCCGTACTCGAAAAATACCGGCTGACCGACCGGGTACCCGCCGCCGTCCGCGATCATCTGCAACAGGGAATGGCCGGCAAGATTCCGGAGACGCCCAAGCCCGGCGACCTTCCCGACGGCTGCGCCTGCCACATCCTGGCCAACAACCGGCAGGCGCTGCGAGCGGCCGCCGAAGCGGCCCATCGGCTCGGCTACGAGCCCCTGATCCTGGAGCGGCCGCTGAGCGGCGAAGCGGCGACCGCCGGCCGCGAGCTGGCGCGGCAGGCGCTGGCCGCCAGGGCGACAGGGCGTCGCTGTCTGATCGCCGGCGGCGAAACCACGGTCAGCGTCAGGGGAAACGGCAAGGGAGGACGCAACCAGGAACTGGCGCTGGGCGCGGCCATCGAAATGGCCGGCGAGTCGGGGATGGTCCTGCTGGCCGCGGGCACCGACGGCACCGACGGCCCCACCGACGCCGCGGGCGCCATCGTCGACGGTACCAGCCTCGAGCGCGGCCGGAAGGCCGGCCTTCTGGCCACGGCCACCCTGACCGCCAACGACAGCTATCGCTTTCACCAAGCCAGCGGCGACCTGCTCATCACCGGCCCGACGGGCACCAACGTCATGGACCTGGCGCTGCTGCTCACCGCCTGA
- a CDS encoding uracil-DNA glycosylase: protein MAEKLQREIAELIGQARGLLLDYSNLGLDDIWLPEPGTLAAGGEANGDWCRSVPETLETIRTDLGDCQRCKLCRERTQIVFGVGNPQARLVLVGEAPGREEDRRGEPFVGEAGRLLDRILLAMGLQRSDVYICNVIKCRPPGNRDPEEDEVAACEPFLRRQLKVIAPEVILTLGRYAAQALLRDGSPVGRLRGNWRTYQDIPLMPTYHPAYLLRNPEKKRDVWEDVKQVVRRLRS from the coding sequence ATGGCGGAGAAGCTGCAGAGAGAGATTGCCGAACTGATCGGCCAGGCCCGGGGGCTGCTGCTCGATTACAGCAACCTGGGGCTCGACGACATCTGGCTGCCCGAGCCGGGAACCCTGGCGGCGGGCGGCGAGGCGAACGGAGACTGGTGCCGGAGCGTGCCGGAAACCTTGGAGACGATCCGCACCGACCTCGGGGACTGCCAGCGGTGCAAGCTCTGCCGGGAGAGGACGCAGATCGTCTTTGGCGTCGGCAACCCGCAGGCCAGGCTGGTTCTGGTCGGCGAGGCTCCGGGCCGGGAGGAGGACCGCCGGGGTGAGCCCTTCGTCGGCGAGGCAGGGCGGCTGCTCGACCGGATTCTGCTGGCGATGGGCCTGCAGCGCTCTGACGTCTACATCTGCAATGTCATCAAGTGCCGGCCCCCCGGCAACCGCGACCCGGAAGAGGATGAAGTCGCCGCCTGCGAGCCCTTTCTGCGCCGCCAGCTGAAGGTGATCGCTCCCGAGGTCATCCTCACCCTCGGCCGCTACGCGGCGCAGGCGCTTCTGCGTGACGGCTCGCCCGTTGGGCGGCTGCGCGGCAACTGGCGTACCTACCAGGACATTCCCCTGATGCCCACCTATCACCCGGCATACCTGCTGCGCAACCCGGAGAAGAAGCGCGATGTCTGGGAGGATGTGAAGCAGGTCGTCCGCCGGTTGCGAAGTTGA
- a CDS encoding sigma-54-dependent transcriptional regulator, producing the protein MKELAQILLVDDEPNNREALSLLLTGAGYQVDAVGTGEEAIRILQRTPYAIVVTDLFLPGVSGIDILKKVKSEAPYTNVILITGNASAETAVEAMKEGAFDYITKPVDFEKLKILVAKAMEKSQLVAENLYLRQQLRGKYRFDNIIGHSPAMQQVFARLEKIVHTDSTILILGESGTGKELVAKAIHFNGNRRNKPFIAINCGAIPSELLESELFGHVRGAFTGAVADKPGKFEMANGGTVFLDEIGTMPERLQMKLLRVLQEQEIERVGGSRRIKLDVRVISATNADLEKDVKEGRFREDLYYRLNVIPIQLPPLRERREDIPLLVRHFLQKTCNEMERPLMSVTPEAMRALENHDWPGNVRELENVIERTVALTDGELIDYPDLPPAIAGKASLDLAADAPSLRLPDEGLDMPAFIADIERSLIRDALDRADGVKARAAALLGINRTTLVEKIKRLELEDRAP; encoded by the coding sequence ATGAAAGAGCTGGCGCAGATTCTTCTTGTCGACGACGAGCCCAACAACCGCGAGGCGCTCTCCCTGCTGCTCACCGGCGCCGGCTACCAGGTCGATGCTGTCGGCACAGGCGAGGAAGCGATCCGGATTTTGCAGCGGACTCCCTACGCCATCGTCGTCACCGACCTCTTTCTCCCCGGCGTGAGCGGCATCGACATCCTCAAGAAAGTCAAGTCCGAAGCCCCCTACACCAACGTCATCCTCATCACCGGCAACGCCTCGGCCGAAACCGCCGTCGAGGCGATGAAGGAAGGCGCCTTCGACTACATCACCAAACCGGTCGATTTCGAAAAGCTGAAGATCCTGGTCGCCAAGGCGATGGAAAAGAGCCAGCTGGTGGCCGAAAACCTCTACCTGCGCCAGCAGCTGCGCGGCAAGTACCGCTTCGACAACATCATCGGCCACAGCCCGGCCATGCAGCAGGTCTTCGCCCGGCTGGAAAAGATCGTTCACACCGACTCGACCATCCTCATCCTCGGCGAATCCGGCACCGGCAAGGAGCTGGTCGCCAAGGCGATCCATTTCAACGGCAACCGTCGCAACAAACCCTTCATCGCCATCAACTGCGGCGCCATCCCCTCCGAGCTGCTCGAAAGCGAACTTTTCGGCCATGTGCGCGGTGCCTTTACCGGCGCGGTGGCCGACAAGCCGGGCAAGTTCGAGATGGCCAACGGCGGCACGGTCTTTCTCGATGAAATCGGCACCATGCCGGAGCGCCTGCAGATGAAACTGCTGCGGGTGCTGCAGGAGCAGGAGATCGAGCGGGTCGGCGGCAGCCGGCGCATCAAGCTCGACGTGCGGGTGATCTCGGCCACCAACGCCGATCTCGAAAAGGACGTCAAGGAGGGGCGGTTTCGCGAGGACCTCTACTACCGGCTGAACGTCATCCCCATCCAGCTCCCCCCCCTGCGGGAGCGCAGGGAGGACATTCCGCTGCTGGTCCGGCACTTCCTGCAGAAGACGTGCAACGAGATGGAGCGGCCGCTGATGTCGGTAACGCCGGAAGCGATGCGGGCCCTGGAAAACCACGACTGGCCGGGCAACGTGCGGGAGCTGGAGAACGTCATCGAGCGAACCGTGGCCCTGACCGACGGCGAACTGATCGACTATCCCGACCTGCCGCCGGCCATCGCCGGCAAGGCGTCCCTCGACCTGGCGGCGGACGCCCCCTCCCTGCGCCTGCCGGACGAAGGGCTCGACATGCCGGCGTTTATCGCCGACATCGAGCGGAGCCTGATCCGGGACGCCCTCGACCGGGCGGACGGGGTCAAGGCGCGGGCCGCCGCCCTGCTCGGCATCAACCGAACCACCCTGGTCGAAAAGATCAAACGGCTGGAGCTGGAGGACCGGGCCCCCTGA
- a CDS encoding NfeD family protein has protein sequence MLAVTSVCAGAAGSVRVVSWQGAINPVAGDFISRQLELANRENQAFVLLLDTPGGLDSSMRQIIKAELTSRVPVIVHVHPSGARAASAGALITLAADFAVMAPGTNIGAAHPVTIGPSPDSGKEDGVMETKVVNDAVAYARSIAQQRGRDADWAEKIVRESLSTPAVEALRLGVIDLVAESYRQALVQLDGRSYTRGGKPLSFAGSDLVPVEVEMGWRDRILNVLSNPNIAYMLLMLGMLGIFFEISQPGVILPGAIGAIALLLAFFGLQTLPVNGVGLLLILLGIVLFLLEIKVVSYGMLSVGGIVALALGSLMLIDSDSPAMRVSLPVIVLTVAVFSGLFLLVLFYVIRAQKGRVVSGLEGMVGERGIAHGSVARGGRVFVHGEYWDAVADEPVGDGQIVEVREVLPGMRLRVAPVPKDNEEERKGEP, from the coding sequence GTGCTCGCTGTCACCTCCGTTTGCGCCGGGGCCGCCGGTAGTGTGCGGGTGGTGAGTTGGCAGGGGGCCATCAATCCCGTGGCCGGGGATTTCATCTCGCGGCAGCTCGAACTGGCCAACCGCGAGAACCAGGCCTTCGTGCTGCTGCTCGACACCCCCGGCGGTCTCGACAGTTCCATGCGCCAGATCATCAAGGCCGAGCTGACCTCGCGGGTGCCGGTGATCGTGCATGTTCATCCGTCCGGAGCGCGCGCCGCCTCAGCCGGCGCCCTGATCACTCTGGCCGCCGATTTTGCCGTCATGGCGCCGGGAACCAACATCGGAGCCGCGCATCCCGTCACCATCGGCCCTTCGCCGGACAGCGGGAAGGAGGACGGGGTGATGGAGACCAAGGTGGTCAACGACGCAGTTGCCTACGCCCGCAGCATCGCCCAGCAGCGCGGTCGGGACGCCGACTGGGCAGAGAAGATTGTGCGCGAAAGCCTGTCGACGCCAGCCGTCGAGGCCTTGCGCCTCGGGGTGATCGACCTGGTCGCCGAATCCTACCGCCAGGCCCTGGTACAGCTCGATGGCCGCTCCTATACCCGCGGCGGCAAGCCCCTGAGCTTTGCGGGGAGCGACCTGGTTCCGGTCGAGGTCGAGATGGGCTGGCGCGACCGGATCCTGAACGTGCTGAGCAATCCGAACATCGCCTACATGCTGCTCATGCTCGGCATGCTCGGCATTTTTTTCGAAATCTCCCAGCCCGGCGTCATCCTGCCGGGGGCCATAGGCGCTATCGCTCTGCTGCTGGCCTTTTTCGGTCTGCAGACTCTGCCGGTCAATGGCGTCGGACTGCTGCTGATTCTGCTGGGCATCGTTCTTTTCCTGCTCGAGATCAAGGTCGTTTCCTACGGCATGCTTTCGGTGGGTGGCATCGTCGCGCTGGCGCTCGGCTCGCTGATGCTGATCGACAGCGACAGCCCGGCCATGCGGGTGTCGCTGCCTGTTATCGTCCTGACGGTTGCGGTTTTCAGCGGACTGTTTCTGCTGGTGCTCTTTTACGTCATCCGGGCGCAGAAAGGGCGGGTGGTTTCCGGTCTCGAGGGGATGGTCGGCGAGCGGGGAATCGCCCACGGGTCGGTGGCCCGGGGTGGCCGGGTTTTCGTCCATGGCGAATATTGGGACGCCGTCGCCGACGAGCCGGTGGGCGACGGCCAGATCGTCGAGGTGCGCGAGGTTCTGCCCGGCATGCGGCTCAGGGTGGCGCCGGTGCCGAAAGACAACGAAGAGGAAAGGAAAGGTGAGCCATGA
- a CDS encoding selenium metabolism-associated LysR family transcriptional regulator — protein sequence MDIKRLDLFCKVVELKSFTRAAAEAGLSQPSVSEHIRLLEETVGEKLLDRLGRQVVPTPAGQKLYPYARRIVRLRDESLQAMAAFRSELAGDLLIGASTIPGTYILPQAIQPFHAHHPRGRLTVRITGSEGVQQQVMSGEIELGVVGSRGSDPRRQFEALCEDRLVLAVPADHPWAGRDEIAVGELSGQPFIRREPGSGTRQMTEAALREAGLAVDALDIVAELGSSEAVRQAVRSGAGVAVLSLHSVREDVARGELAALGIRGMKDRRTIWLMTRRGRRLSPLAEVFAEHLRQWCAECCASL from the coding sequence ATGGACATCAAGCGTCTCGACCTGTTCTGCAAGGTTGTCGAACTGAAAAGTTTCACCCGCGCCGCCGCCGAAGCGGGTCTGAGTCAGCCGTCGGTGAGCGAGCATATCCGCCTGCTCGAGGAGACCGTCGGCGAAAAGCTGCTTGACCGGCTCGGCCGTCAGGTGGTGCCGACCCCGGCAGGGCAAAAGCTCTATCCCTATGCCCGCCGCATCGTCCGGCTGCGCGACGAGAGCCTGCAGGCGATGGCCGCTTTTCGCAGCGAGCTTGCCGGCGATCTGCTCATCGGCGCCAGCACCATTCCCGGGACCTACATCCTGCCGCAGGCCATCCAGCCGTTTCACGCCCACCATCCCCGGGGACGGCTGACGGTCCGCATCACCGGCAGCGAGGGGGTGCAGCAGCAGGTGATGTCCGGCGAGATCGAGCTGGGCGTCGTCGGCAGTCGCGGTTCGGACCCGCGCCGCCAGTTCGAGGCCCTGTGCGAGGACCGGCTGGTGCTGGCGGTTCCGGCCGATCATCCCTGGGCCGGCCGGGACGAGATCGCCGTCGGCGAGCTGTCGGGGCAGCCCTTCATTCGCCGGGAACCGGGTTCGGGCACCCGGCAGATGACCGAAGCCGCCCTGCGCGAGGCCGGGTTGGCCGTGGACGCTCTCGATATTGTCGCCGAGCTGGGCAGCAGCGAGGCAGTCCGCCAGGCGGTCCGTTCCGGCGCCGGCGTCGCCGTGCTCTCCCTGCATTCGGTTCGCGAGGATGTCGCCCGCGGCGAGCTGGCGGCGCTGGGCATCCGGGGAATGAAGGACCGGCGCACCATCTGGCTGATGACGCGCAGAGGGCGGCGGCTTTCGCCCCTGGCCGAGGTTTTCGCCGAACATCTGCGTCAGTGGTGCGCCGAGTGCTGCGCCAGCCTGTAA